In Tripterygium wilfordii isolate XIE 37 chromosome 15, ASM1340144v1, whole genome shotgun sequence, one DNA window encodes the following:
- the LOC119980145 gene encoding probable serine/threonine-protein kinase PIX7 isoform X1 — translation MVAGPDAIRMEAWNVGKSKGKKNKDSEDDDPGCWMKLRFIGGCISSKPKADSSSSGASTQYAESKSTNDTSRDPPVVPIESSSTTSNAGSTPATPNPVEELKVASQLRKFCFNELKSATRNFRPESLLGEGGFGCVFKGWINENGTGPVKPGTGLAVAVKTLNHDGLQGHKEWLAEVDYLGELLHSNLVKLIGYCIEDDQRLLVYEFMPRGSLENHLFRRSLPLPWTIRMKIALGAAKGLAYLHEEAERPVIYRDFKTSNILLDADYNAKLSDFGLAKDGPEGDKTHVSTRVMGTYGYAAPEYVMTGHLTSKSDVYSFGVVLLEMLTGRRSMDKSRPNGEHNLVEWARPYLVERRRFFRLIDPRLEGRFSIKGAQKAIQLAAQCLNRDPKARPLMSEIVEIMKLLPNLKDIACSSTYFQAIQSERVGSNLNARNGSRLQPGIPARPGQPGRSISIPNGSNASPYHHSHLHRSPKPFVGQPGQ, via the exons ATGGTAGCAGGTCCTGATGCTATCCGGATGGAGGCTTGGAATGTGGGTAAATCAAAGGGAAAGAAGAACaaagatagtgaagatgatgatCCTGGCTGTTGGATGAAACTAAGGTTTATTGGGGGCTGCATTTCTTCGAAGCCTAAAGCTGATAGTTCCTCAAGTGGTGCTAGCACACAATATG CGGAAAGTAAATCTACTAATGATACGAGCAGAGACCCACCAGTTGTTCCAATCGAATCGTCTTCGACAACTAGCAACGCCGGAAGTACTCCTGCTACTCCTAATCCAGTCGAGGAACTGAAAGTTGCTTCTCAGCTACGAAAGTTCTGCTTTAATGAGCTTAAGTCAGCAACAAGGAATTTCAGACCTGAGAGCCTTCTTGGCGAGGGTGGATTTGGTTGCGTATTTAAAGGTTGGATCAATGAGAATGGAACTGGTCCTGTAAAGCCTGGTACTGGGTTGGCTGTTGCAGTAAAAACTCTTAACCATGATGGACTTCAAGGTCATAAAGAATGGCTT GCTGAAGTTGATTATCTAGGGGAACTCCTCCATTCCAATCTggttaaattgattggctattGCATTGAAGATGACCAGAGACTACTTGTTTACGAGTTTATGCCGAGAGGAAGCTTGGAGAATCACCTCTTCAGAA GGTCCCTGCCACTTCCGTGGACAATCAGAATGAAAATTGCTCTTGGTGCTGCGAAGGGCCTTGCCTATCTTCATGAGGAAGCTGAACGACCAGTCATCTATCGTGACTTTAAAACATCTAATATCCTATTAGATGCG GACTATAATGCAAAGCTTTCTGATTTTGGACTTGCCAAAGATGGTCCAGAGGGAGATAAAACTCATGTATCTACCCGTGTGATGGGAACTTATGGTTATGCAGCCCCCGAGTATGTAATGACAG GGCATCTCACCTCAAAGAGTGATGTTTATAGCTTTGGGGTAGTTTTACTTGAAATGTTGACTGGCCGGAGATCCATGGACAAAAGCCGACCAAATGGCGAGCATAACCTGGTGGAATGGGCACGACCCTATCTTGTAGAGAGACGACGATTCTTCCGATTAATAGATCCTCGCCTTGAAGGACGGTTCTCAATCAAAGGTGCTCAGAAAGCGATTCAGTTGGCTGCTCAGTGTCTCAACCGTGACCCAAAAGCCAGACCTCTGATGAGTGAGATCGTTGAAATCATGAAACTTCTGCCAAACCTCAAGGACATTGCCTGTTCTTCAACTTATTTCCAGGCCATACAATCAGAGCGTGTTGGGTCAAACTTAAATGCCAGAAATGGAAGTAGACTGCAGCCGGGAATTCCTGCAAGGCCTGGACAACCAGGCAGAAGCATTTCCATACCTAATGGATCGAACGCCTCTCCATATCATCACAGCCATCTTCATCGATCACCTAAACCTTTTGTTGGACAGCCTGGACAGTGA
- the LOC119980146 gene encoding galactose mutarotase-like encodes MAKTQFSVLLCLSIVVGIGFLSGSWAKEIVGIYELKKGNFSVKFTNWGATIMSLVVPDKHGKLADVVLGYDKVKIYKNDSVYFGAIVGRVANRIAGAQFTLDGKHYKLVANEGKNMLHGGPKGFSDVVWEVKQHINEGQAPRIVFAYRSFDGEEGFPGNLHVTVAYTILKDNQLNIEMKAKALNKATPVNLAQHAYWNLGGHDSGDVLSQVIQIFASHYTPVDSKLIPTGKVVSVKGTPYDFLEPYAIKSKIDKLPNGYDINYALNGGSSHKLSTTAIVYDKKSGRKMELLTNQPGVQFYTGNYLQDVKGKHGAVYQAHAGLCLETQGFPDAVNHPNFPSQIVRPGHTYKHHMLFKFSTH; translated from the exons ATGGCTAAAACACAGTTCTCTGTTCTGCTTTGTTTAAGCATTGTTGTGGGTATTGGGTTTCTCAGTGGTTCTTGGGCTAAAGAGATTGTTGGGATTTATGAGCTCAAGAAGGGGAATTTCTCCGTCAAGTTCACCAACTGGGGTGCTACTATCATGTCCCTCGTTGTCCCTGACAAGCATG GAAAGCTAGCAGATGTTGTTCTTGGATATGATAAAGTCAAGATCTACaag AATGATTCAGTATACTTTGGAGCCATTGTTGGACGGGTTGCCAATAGAATTGCGGGTGCTCAATTCACTCTAGATGGAAAACACTATAAACTAGTAGCTAATGAAGGAAAAAACATGCTTCATG GTGGTCCAAAGGGATTTTCTGATGTTGTTTGGGAAGTGAAGCAGCATATTAATGAAGGTCAAGCTCCTCGTATTGTCTTCGCCTATCGCAGCTTTGATGGTGAAGAAG GATTCCCAGGTAATCTCCATGTCACTGTGGCCTACACCATACTCAAAGACAACCAGTTGAACATAGAGATGAAAGCCAAAGCTCTAAACAAGGCCACACCAGTGAATCTAGCCCAACACGCGTACTGGAACCTCGGTGGCCACGACAGTGGTGATGTCCTGTCTCAAGTAATTCAGATCTTTGCATCACATTATACACCTGTTGATAGCAAGCTTATTCCGACTGGTAAAGTTGTATCGGTGAAAGGCACACCATACGATTTCCTTGAACCCTATGCCATCAAAAGCAAGATCGACAAGCTTCCTAATGGTTATGATATAAACTACGCGCTTAATGGTGGTTCGAGCCACAAGTTGAGTACAACAGCTATCGTGTACGATAAGAAGTCGGGAAGGAAGATGGAGCTGTTGACGAATCAACCAGGCGTGCAGTTCTATACAGGAAACTATCTGCAGGACGTAAAGGGAAAACATGGAGCTGTATATCAAGCTCATGCAGGACTATGTTTGGAGACTCAAGGGTTCCCTGATGCAgtgaatcaccccaacttcccTTCACAGATAGTGAGACCTGGACACACTTACAAGCATCATATGCTGTTCAAGTTTTCAACTCATTAG
- the LOC119980005 gene encoding transcription factor PRE6-like — MSRRGSRQSGNSRITDDQIIELVSKLRQLLPEIQQRRSDKVSASKVLQETCNYIKNLHREVDDLTQRLSQLLATIDADSPEAAIVRGLIT; from the exons ATGTCTAGAAGAGGATCAAGGCAGTCTGGGAATTCAAGGATCACCGATGATCAGATCATTGAACTTGTTTCCAAGTTAAGGCAACTCCTCCCTGAGATTCAACAAAGGCGTTCCGATAag gTTTCAGCATCAAAGGTGTTACAGGAGACATGCAACTATATAAAGAACTTGCACAGGGAGGTCGATGACTTAACCCAGCGATTGTCGCAGCTTTTGGCTACAATTGATGCGGATAGTCCTGAAGCTGCCATTGTCAGGGGTTTAATTACgtaa
- the LOC120015913 gene encoding homeobox-leucine zipper protein HAT7-like gives MNLNMAFPPTHHGFLFQAQEANNDHHLPSPTSLPSCPPLLFHGGGGPLMMMKRSMSFSGIDRCDQDGVHNNNGDDDLSDDGSQLLGEKKKRLNIEQVKALEKSFELGNKLEPERKIQLARALGLQPRQIAIWFQNRRARWKTKQLEKDYEVLKKQFDSLKADNDALQAQNKKLHAELLALKSGESNHEVNLKRENEGSWSNGSENSTPDNNNLDLTKTPQLTSKHLFPTSSSSTGTTSITQLLVQGSSRSDLQMGQEDHQNLCNMFTAMDEQQGYWAWPDQQHQQYH, from the exons ATGAATCTCAACATGGCCTTCCCTCCCACACATCATGGTTTCTTGTTCCAAGCCCAAGAAGCCAACAATGACCACCATCTTCCCTCTCCCACTTCTCTCCCTTCTTGCCCTCCCCTACTCTTCCATG GTGGTGGTGGACCATTAATGATGATGAAGAGATCAATGTCCTTCTCAGGAATTGACAGGTGTGATCAAGATGGGGTGCATAATAATAATGGGGATGATGACTTGTCTGATGATGGGTCACAGTTACTtggggagaagaagaaaagactgAATATAGAACAAGTGAAGGCTTTAGAGAAGAGCTTTGAATTGGGGAACAAACTTGAGCCAGAGAGGAAAATTCAGCTAGCTAGGGCCTTAGGTCTGCAGCCAAGACAGATTGCTATTTGGTTCCAAAACAGGAGGGCTAGGTGGAAGACTAAACAGTTGGAGAAAGACTATGAGGTCTTGAAGAAACAATTTGATTCACTCAAAGCTGATAATGATGCTCTTCAGGCTCAAAATAAGAAACTTCATGCAGag TTACTGGCTCTTAAGAGTGGAGAATCAAACCATGAAGTTAACCTCAAAAGGGAAAATGAGGGCTCTTGGAGCAATGGAAGTGAAAACAGTACTCCAGACAACAACAATTTGGATCTCACAAAAACACCACAGTTGACAAGCAAACACCTCTTTccaacatcttcatcttcaaccGGGACTACAAGCATCACCCAACTCCTAGTCCAAGGCTCATCAAGATCAGACCTCCAAATGGGTCAAGAGGATCATCAAAACTTGTGCAATATGTTCACTGCCATGGATGAGCAGCAAGGGTACTGGGCATGGCCTGATCAGCAGCACCAACAATATCATTAA
- the LOC120015914 gene encoding binding partner of ACD11 1-like isoform X1 codes for MYPGGYTVEVTNLSPRATEEDVWNFFAHCGAVEHVEIIRSGESSCTAYVTFRDAYALEIAILLSGAAIVDQRVCITHWGAAIGEYDPWNGHVANFEGNNSSTQVTHVNQLVSSPGEAVTITQEVVKTMIAKGYVLGKDALIMAKAFDESHHVSAIAAAKVAELSKKIGLTDKINSSVETLKSVDEKYHVSEISKSVASVTGTAAIVTGRTAAAAANAFVNSRFFAAGALWASDVLSRAAKAAADMGTRPNE; via the exons ATGTACCCCGGTGGTTACACTGTTGAAGTGACCAACCTATCTCCCAGAGCAACAGAGGAGGATGTTTGGAACTTCTTTGCTCACTGTGGTGCAGTTGAGCATGTAGAAATCATCAG ATCCGGCGAATCTTCTTGTACTGCATATGTGACATTTAGAGATGCTTATGCGCTAGAAATTGCAATCTTGCTCAGT GGAGCTGCAATTGTGGATCAACGTGTATGCATAACACACTGGGGGGCAGCTATTGGAGAATATGATCCTTGGAATGGTCATGTAGCGAATTTTGAAGGAAATAATAGTTCAACG CAGGTCACTCATGTCAACCAGCTTGTTTCTAGCCCTGGAGAAGCAGTAACCATTACTCAGGAAGTCGTCAAAACAATGATCGCAAAGGGTTACGTTTTGGGGAAAGATGCATTAATAATGGCCAAAGCTTTTGATGAATCCCATCATGTCTCTGCTATTGCAGCAGCCAAGGTTGCTGAGCTTAGCAAGAAAATCGGCCTCACAGATAAGATAAACTCTAGCGTGGAAACTCTCAAAAGCGTGGATGAGAAGTACCATGTATCGGAAATCTCCAAATCAGTTGCATCCGTTACTGGGACAGCAGCTATAGTGACCGGAAGAACAGCTGCTGCAGCTGCTAACGCTTTCGTCAACAGCCGGTTCTTTGCCGCTGGTGCTCTTTGGGCTTCAGATGTTTTGAGTCGTGCAGCCAAAGCTGCAGCTGATATGGGAACCCGCCCTAATGAATAG
- the LOC120016211 gene encoding ABC transporter B family member 19, with the protein MAETPEAKASIPEAEKQKEQSLPFFQLFSYADKYDWLLMTCGTVGAIIHGSSMPVFFLLFGQMVNGFGNNQSDLQKLTSEVLKYSVYFVYLGLVVCVTAYAETACWMYTGERQVSTLRKKYLEAVLKQDVGFFDTDARTGDIVFSVSTDTLLVQDAISEKVGNFIHYLSTFLAGLVVGFVSAWRLALLSVAIIPGIAFAGGLYAYTITGLTSKSRESYGFAGMIAEQAMAQVRTVYSYVGESKALNAYSNAIQNTLKLGYKAGMAKGLGLGCTFGIACMSWALVFWYAGVFIRNGQTDGGRAFTAVFSAIVGGLSLGQSISSLGPFSKGKAAGYKLMEIIKQKPSIIQDHSDGKCLPEVQGNIEFKNVTFSYPSRPDVMIFRDFSIFFPAGKTVAVVGGSGSGKSTVVSLMERFYDPNQGQVLLDNVDIKTLELKWLRDQIGLVNQEPALFATTILENILYGKPDATMAEVEAATSAANAHSFITLLPNGYNTQVGERGVQLSGGQKQRIAIARAMLKNPKILLLDEATSALDAGSESIVQEALDRLMVGRTTVVVAHRLSTIRNVDTIAVIQQGQVVETGNHEELVAKAGAYASLMRFQEMVGNRDFANPSTRRSRSSRLSHSLSTKSLSLRSGSLRNLSYSYSTGADGRIEMVSNAETDRKTRAPDGYFFRLLKLNAPEWPYSIMGAIGSVLSGFIGPTFAFVMSNMIEVFYYRNPAVMERKVKEFVFIYIGVGIYAVAAYLIQHYFFSIMGENLTTRVRRMMLAAILRNEVGWFDEEEHNSSLVAAKLANDAADMKSAIPDRISVILQNITSLITAFMIGFVVEWRVTIVILATFPILVLANFSQQLSLKGFAGDTAKAHAKCSMIAGEGVSNIRTVAAFNAQDKILSLFCNELRVPLRRSLRRSQIAGILFGLSQFSLNASEALILWWGVHLVRQGVTTFAKVLKVFVVLVITANSVAETVSIAPEIIRGGEAVDSVLSILDRSTKIDPDDPEAEDVESVRGEIELRHVDFAYPSRPDVMVFKDFNLRIRAGKSQALVGASGSGKSSVIALIERFYDPTAGRVMIDGKDIRRLNLKSLRRKIGLVQQEPALFAASIFDNIAYGKDGATEAEVEEAARAANVHGFVSALPDGYKTPVGERGVQLSGGQKQRIAIARSILKDPAILLLDEATSALDAESECVLQEALERLMRGRTTVLVAHRLSTIRGVDCIGVVQDGRIVEQGSHSELVSQPDGAYSRLLLLQHQHI; encoded by the exons ATGGCGGAGACTCCAGAGGCGAAAGCATCGATACCAGAGGCAGAGAAGCAAAAAGAGCAGAGCTTGCCATTTTTTCAGCTGTTCTCATATGCAGATAAGTATGACTGGCTACTGATGACTTGTGGCACTGTGGGAGCTATTATTCATGGTTCTTCAATGCCAGTGTTTTTCTTGTTATTTGGGCAAATGGTTAATGGGTTTGGAAATAACCAATCTGATTTGCAAAAGCTGACCAGTGAAGTTTTGAAG TACTCTGTATATTTTGTGTATCTTGGTCTGGTGGTTTGTGTGACAGCCTATGCAG AAACTGCATGCTGGATGTACACTGGAGAGCGGCAAGTGAGCACTCTAAGAAAGAAGTATTTGGAGGCAGTGTTGAAACAGGATGTGGGGTTCTTTGACACTGATGCAAGAACTGGTGATATTGTTTTTAGTGTCTCAACAGACACACTTCTTGTCCAAGATGCCATTAGCGAGAAG GTGGGTAACTTCATACACTATTTGTCAACTTTTTTGGCGGGGTTGGTGGTTGGTTTTGTATCAGCTTGGAGGCTGGCATTGCTTAGTGTGGCAATCATACCAGGAATTGCATTTGCTGGGGGCTTGTATGCCTATACCATTACAGGCCTCACCTCCAAGAGTCGAGAATCGTACGGCTTTGCCGGTATGATCGCTGAGCAG GCAATGGCGCAAGTTCGAACAGTATACTCATATGTAGGAGAGAGCAAGGCCTTGAATGCCTATTCAAATGCCATACAAAACACTCTCAAGCTTGGTTACAAGGCTGGGATGGCTAAAGGTCTGGGGCTAGGATGTACCTTTGGAATTGCCTGCATGTCTTGGGCTCTTGTTTTCTGGTATGCTGGTGTTTTCATCAGAAACGGACAGACCGATGGAGGGAGGGCTTTCACAGCTGTTTTCTCTGCCATTGTTGGCGGCCT GAGCTTGGGTCAGTCAATTTCAAGTCTTGGACCATTCAGCAAAGGCAAGGCAGCTGGATACAAGTTGATGGAGATTATTAAGCAAAAGCCCTCCATAATTCAAGATCATTCCGATGGCAAGTGCTTGCCGGAGGTTCAAGGCAATATAGAGTTCAAGAATGTGACATTCAGTTACCCATCAAGGCCTGATGTTATGATCTTTAGAGACTTTTCCATCTTTTTCCCCGCCGGAAAGACTGTTGCAGTTGTTGGTGGTAGCGGGTCAGGAAAAAGCACTGTCGTGTCTCTAATGGAGAGGTTTTATGATCCTAATCAGG GACAGGTTTTGCTGGATAATGTGGACATTAAGACACTGGAGTTGAAGTGGTTACGTGATCAGATTGGCCTGGTGAATCAGGAACCTGCACTCTTTGCCACAACCATACTTGAGAACATACTCTATGGAAAGCCTGATGCAACGATGGCTGAAGTAGAGGCTGCTACTTCTGCAGCAAATGCTCATAGCTTCATTACATTGCTCCCTAATGGATACAACACTCAG GTGGGTGAGCGAGGAGTGCAGCTCTCTGGTGGTCAGAAACAGAGAATTGCAATTGCTAGAGCAATGTTGAAAAATCCTAAGATCCTCCTGCTCGACGAAGCCACTAGTGCACTTGATGCAGGCTCTGAAAGTATCGTGCAAGAAGCATTAGACCGTCTAATGGTCGGGAGAACAACCGTAGTCGTTGCTCATCGGCTCTCAACCATAAGAAATGTTGACACAATTGCAGTCATACAGCAGGGGCAAGTAGTTGAGACAGGAAACCATGAAGAACTTGTTGCTAAAGCAGGAGCCTATGCTTCATTGATGAGATTCCAAGAAATGGTTGGTAACCGAGACTTTGCAAACCCATCAACACGACGCTCACGCTCATCACGCCTTAGCCACTCCCTATCGACCAAGTCTCTAAGTCTCCGTTCAGGCAGCTTAAGAAACTTGAGCTACTCATATAGTACTGGTGCCGATGGGAGGATTGAAATGGTGTCAAATGCTGAAACAGACAGGAAAACTCGTGCACCAGATGGCTATTTCTTCCGCCTTCTCAAGCTAAACGCTCCTGAATGGCCTTATTCAATAATGGGTGCCATTGGTTCTGTACTGTCTGGTTTTATCGGCCCAACTTTTGCCTTTGTGATGAGCAACATGATTGAAGTGTTCTACTATAGAAACCCTGCCGTCATGGAAAGGAAAGTTAAggaatttgttttcatttacATTGGAGTTGGCATCTATGCCGTCGCCGCATATTTGATTCAACATTACTTCTTCAGTATCATGGGAGAAAACCTCACTACAAGAGTCAGAAGAATGATGCTTGCAG CAATATTAAGGAATGAAGTCGGATGGTTCGATGAGGAGGAGCACAACTCAAGCTTGGTTGCAGCTAAATTAGCAAATGATGCTGCTGATATGAAATCTGCAATACCAGATAGGATATCTGTGATTTTGCAAAACATTACCTCCCTTATCACTGCATTCATGATTGGTTTCGTGGTGGAGTGGAGGGTCACTATTGTTATCCTTGCTACCTTCCCCATTCTAGTCCTCGCCAATTTTTCCCAG CAACTTTCGCTCAAGGGTTTTGCTGGAGACACTGCAAAGGCTCATGCCAAGTGTAGCATGATTGCTGGTGAGGGAGTTAGCAACATCAGGACTGTTGCAGCCTTCAATGCCCAAGACAAGATCCTCTCCCTGTTCTGTAATGAGCTTAGAGTCCCACTTCGCCGTAGTCTACGACGAAGCCAAATAGCTGGCATTCTCTTTGGCCTCTCCCAATTTTCTCTAAATGCCTCTGAAGCTCTCATTTTATGGTGGGGTGTACACCTCGTTAGGCAAGGTGTCACGACATTCGCAAAAGTTCTCAAGGTTTTTGTTGTCTTGGTTATTACAGCTAATTCAGTGGCAGAAACTGTTAGCATTGCTCCAGAGATTATTAGGGGTGGAGAGGCTGTTGATTCTGTGTTATCAATTTTGGATCGTTCGACCAAGATTGACCCAGATGATCCTGAAGCCGAGGATGTTGAATCCGTTCGTGGGGAAATTGAACTTAGACATGTTGATTTTGCATATCCTTCACGGCCTGATGTTATGGTGTTCAAGGATTTCAATCTTAGAATCCGAGCTGGCAAAAGCCAAGCACTAGTTGGGGCTAGTGGGTCTGGAAAGAGTTCTGTGATTGCTTTGATTGAGAGGTTCTATGATCCAACGGCCGGGAGAGTCATGATCGATGGAAAAGACATTCGCAGATTGAACTTGAAGTCTCTTAGGCGTAAAATTGGGTTAGTGCAACAAGAGCCAGCATTGTTTGCAGCTAGCATTTTTGACAACATTGCCTACGGAAAAGATGGTGCAACCGAAGCAGAAGTCGAAGAAGCTGCTCGTGCAGCCAACGTTCACGGGTTTGTGAGTGCATTGCCTGATGGTTACAAGACACCAGTTGGTGAAAGGGGGGTTCAGCTCTCTGGTGgtcaaaaacaaagaattgcCATAGCCAGGTCAATTCTCAAGGACCCAGCAATTCTGTTGCTAGATGAAGCCACAAGTGCACTTGATGCTGAGTCCGAGTGTGTGCTACAAGAAGCACTTGAGAGGCTAATGAGGGGTCGAACCACGGTCCTCGTGGCTCATCGTTTATCGACCATAAGAGGAGTGGATTGCATCGGAGTTGTTCAAGATGGGCGCATTGTTGAGCAAGGCAGTCACTCTGAATTAGTCAGCCAACCGGATGGGGCATATTCTAGACTCTTGCTGTTACAGCATCAGCACATATGA
- the LOC120015914 gene encoding binding partner of ACD11 1-like isoform X2 yields the protein MYPGGYTVEVTNLSPRATEEDVWNFFAHCGAVEHVEIIRSGESSCTAYVTFRDAYALEIAILLSGAAIVDQRVCITHWGAAIGEYDPWNGHVANFEGNNSSTVTHVNQLVSSPGEAVTITQEVVKTMIAKGYVLGKDALIMAKAFDESHHVSAIAAAKVAELSKKIGLTDKINSSVETLKSVDEKYHVSEISKSVASVTGTAAIVTGRTAAAAANAFVNSRFFAAGALWASDVLSRAAKAAADMGTRPNE from the exons ATGTACCCCGGTGGTTACACTGTTGAAGTGACCAACCTATCTCCCAGAGCAACAGAGGAGGATGTTTGGAACTTCTTTGCTCACTGTGGTGCAGTTGAGCATGTAGAAATCATCAG ATCCGGCGAATCTTCTTGTACTGCATATGTGACATTTAGAGATGCTTATGCGCTAGAAATTGCAATCTTGCTCAGT GGAGCTGCAATTGTGGATCAACGTGTATGCATAACACACTGGGGGGCAGCTATTGGAGAATATGATCCTTGGAATGGTCATGTAGCGAATTTTGAAGGAAATAATAGTTCAACG GTCACTCATGTCAACCAGCTTGTTTCTAGCCCTGGAGAAGCAGTAACCATTACTCAGGAAGTCGTCAAAACAATGATCGCAAAGGGTTACGTTTTGGGGAAAGATGCATTAATAATGGCCAAAGCTTTTGATGAATCCCATCATGTCTCTGCTATTGCAGCAGCCAAGGTTGCTGAGCTTAGCAAGAAAATCGGCCTCACAGATAAGATAAACTCTAGCGTGGAAACTCTCAAAAGCGTGGATGAGAAGTACCATGTATCGGAAATCTCCAAATCAGTTGCATCCGTTACTGGGACAGCAGCTATAGTGACCGGAAGAACAGCTGCTGCAGCTGCTAACGCTTTCGTCAACAGCCGGTTCTTTGCCGCTGGTGCTCTTTGGGCTTCAGATGTTTTGAGTCGTGCAGCCAAAGCTGCAGCTGATATGGGAACCCGCCCTAATGAATAG
- the LOC119980145 gene encoding probable serine/threonine-protein kinase PIX7 isoform X2 has protein sequence MVAGPDAIRMEAWNVGKSKGKKNKDSEDDDPGCWMKLRFIGGCISSKPKADSSSSGASTQYAESKSTNDTSRDPPVVPIESSSTTSNAGSTPATPNPVEELKVASQLRKFCFNELKSATRNFRPESLLGEGGFGCVFKGWINENGTGPVKPGTGLAVAVKTLNHDGLQGHKEWLAEVDYLGELLHSNLVKLIGYCIEDDQRLLVYEFMPRGSLENHLFRRSLPLPWTIRMKIALGAAKGLAYLHEEAERPVIYRDFKTSNILLDADYNAKLSDFGLAKDGPEGDKTHVSTRVMGTYGYAAPEYVMTDCC, from the exons ATGGTAGCAGGTCCTGATGCTATCCGGATGGAGGCTTGGAATGTGGGTAAATCAAAGGGAAAGAAGAACaaagatagtgaagatgatgatCCTGGCTGTTGGATGAAACTAAGGTTTATTGGGGGCTGCATTTCTTCGAAGCCTAAAGCTGATAGTTCCTCAAGTGGTGCTAGCACACAATATG CGGAAAGTAAATCTACTAATGATACGAGCAGAGACCCACCAGTTGTTCCAATCGAATCGTCTTCGACAACTAGCAACGCCGGAAGTACTCCTGCTACTCCTAATCCAGTCGAGGAACTGAAAGTTGCTTCTCAGCTACGAAAGTTCTGCTTTAATGAGCTTAAGTCAGCAACAAGGAATTTCAGACCTGAGAGCCTTCTTGGCGAGGGTGGATTTGGTTGCGTATTTAAAGGTTGGATCAATGAGAATGGAACTGGTCCTGTAAAGCCTGGTACTGGGTTGGCTGTTGCAGTAAAAACTCTTAACCATGATGGACTTCAAGGTCATAAAGAATGGCTT GCTGAAGTTGATTATCTAGGGGAACTCCTCCATTCCAATCTggttaaattgattggctattGCATTGAAGATGACCAGAGACTACTTGTTTACGAGTTTATGCCGAGAGGAAGCTTGGAGAATCACCTCTTCAGAA GGTCCCTGCCACTTCCGTGGACAATCAGAATGAAAATTGCTCTTGGTGCTGCGAAGGGCCTTGCCTATCTTCATGAGGAAGCTGAACGACCAGTCATCTATCGTGACTTTAAAACATCTAATATCCTATTAGATGCG GACTATAATGCAAAGCTTTCTGATTTTGGACTTGCCAAAGATGGTCCAGAGGGAGATAAAACTCATGTATCTACCCGTGTGATGGGAACTTATGGTTATGCAGCCCCCGAGTATGTAATGACAG ATTGCTGCTAG